Proteins co-encoded in one Candidatus Krumholzibacteriia bacterium genomic window:
- a CDS encoding D-cysteine desulfhydrase family protein: MTTPRFELVPQPTPLHPMRRLSAELDIELWIKRDDLTGLAFGGNKTRKLEFLVGDALARGADTLVTSGAVQSNHCRQTAAAAACAGLECHLALGGADPGTRDGNLLLDDLLGAHLHWCGEARKGETVPTIVTALRERGRSPVVVPYGGSNPIGARGYVRAAAELREQCEARSLHFDAIVFASSSGGTQAGLCVGMARADLNARGIGVRIDPEPGPNGDLRDEITELIAALDTEDGTTTGAAIEVVDEFAVPGYGTVTARERDAVHRSARTEGVLLDPVYTARAFGGLLAMTADGRLPRASRVLFWHTGGTPALFPYADWLRSSSASSSP, from the coding sequence GTGACCACGCCTCGCTTCGAACTCGTTCCCCAGCCCACGCCGCTGCACCCCATGCGACGCCTGAGCGCGGAGCTGGACATCGAGCTGTGGATCAAGCGCGACGACCTGACCGGTCTGGCCTTCGGCGGCAACAAGACTCGCAAGCTCGAGTTCCTGGTCGGCGACGCCTTGGCGCGCGGCGCCGACACGCTCGTCACCTCGGGCGCGGTACAGTCGAACCACTGCCGGCAGACGGCCGCGGCCGCCGCCTGCGCCGGACTCGAGTGCCACCTCGCACTCGGGGGCGCGGACCCGGGCACGCGCGACGGAAACCTTCTGCTCGACGACCTGCTCGGCGCGCATCTGCACTGGTGCGGCGAGGCGCGCAAGGGCGAGACGGTGCCGACGATCGTGACCGCGCTGCGCGAGCGCGGACGGTCACCGGTGGTCGTGCCCTACGGAGGATCGAATCCGATCGGTGCCCGCGGCTACGTGCGTGCGGCGGCCGAGCTGCGCGAGCAGTGCGAAGCCCGTTCGCTGCACTTCGACGCGATCGTGTTCGCGTCGAGCAGCGGCGGCACGCAGGCCGGACTGTGTGTCGGGATGGCCCGGGCCGATCTGAACGCACGTGGGATCGGTGTCCGGATCGACCCCGAGCCCGGTCCGAACGGAGACCTGCGCGACGAGATCACGGAGCTGATCGCCGCCCTCGACACCGAAGACGGCACGACGACCGGCGCGGCCATCGAAGTCGTCGACGAGTTCGCCGTGCCCGGCTACGGCACGGTCACCGCTCGGGAGCGCGACGCCGTGCACCGATCGGCCCGTACCGAGGGCGTCCTGCTCGACCCCGTCTACACTGCACGGGCCTTCGGGGGACTGCTGGCGATGACGGCCGACGGTCGCCTGCCCCGAGCTTCGCGCGTCCTCTTCTGGCACACCGGCGGCACGCCGGCGCTGTTCCCCTACGCCGACTGGCTGCGGTCGTCGAGCGCGTCCTCGTCCCCGTAG
- a CDS encoding efflux RND transporter periplasmic adaptor subunit, with protein MRRRSSWFMPLALLTFVCALAACGPGDGPGGKDADAAPDSTTAAEASVPVEVQAVARGPIEAVIRATSTLEAEERVIVSAEAARRVVEILAEEGDQVAKGALMLRLQDEEQESMLAKARTALETARREWERQQRLYDRELTTEKAYNDALANFEQRQIELQDAERELSYTRVRATIAGTVTQRFVKLGDQVSPGQQLFELIDFRSLQALVYVPEKELTRLEPGQPVRVRAPAIREEPYMATLQRVSPIVDARTGTVKATVDVGGQPGLRPGLYVDVELITEVREDALLVPKRALVYEDDRMTAYRVRSGVVERVPIVPAMSNDAFVLPAGGIAEGDTLVTAGQAGLKSGARVEIVTRETGAR; from the coding sequence GTGCGCCGTCGCTCCTCGTGGTTCATGCCCCTCGCCCTGCTGACGTTCGTCTGCGCGCTCGCCGCCTGCGGACCCGGGGACGGCCCTGGTGGCAAGGACGCCGATGCCGCCCCCGACAGCACCACGGCGGCGGAGGCCAGCGTTCCCGTCGAGGTCCAGGCCGTTGCGCGGGGTCCGATCGAGGCGGTCATCCGCGCGACCTCGACCCTCGAGGCGGAGGAACGCGTGATCGTGTCCGCCGAGGCTGCCCGACGCGTGGTCGAGATCCTCGCCGAAGAAGGCGACCAGGTCGCCAAGGGCGCCCTCATGCTCCGACTCCAGGACGAAGAGCAGGAGAGTATGCTGGCCAAGGCGCGTACCGCGCTCGAGACGGCCCGTCGCGAGTGGGAGAGGCAGCAACGGCTGTACGACCGCGAATTGACCACCGAGAAGGCCTACAACGACGCCCTGGCCAACTTCGAACAGCGCCAGATCGAACTGCAGGACGCCGAGCGCGAACTGTCCTACACCCGAGTGCGGGCCACGATCGCGGGCACGGTCACCCAGCGTTTCGTCAAGCTGGGCGACCAGGTGAGCCCGGGGCAGCAGCTCTTCGAGCTGATCGACTTCCGGTCGCTGCAGGCGCTGGTCTACGTGCCCGAGAAGGAACTGACCCGCCTGGAGCCCGGCCAACCGGTCCGCGTCCGCGCCCCCGCGATCCGCGAAGAGCCCTACATGGCCACGCTTCAGCGCGTCTCCCCGATCGTGGACGCCCGCACCGGGACGGTGAAGGCCACCGTCGACGTGGGCGGTCAGCCGGGTCTGCGCCCCGGTCTGTACGTCGACGTCGAGCTGATCACCGAGGTCCGTGAGGACGCGCTGCTGGTGCCCAAGCGGGCGCTGGTCTACGAGGACGATCGCATGACCGCGTACCGGGTGCGCAGCGGGGTGGTGGAGCGCGTGCCCATCGTGCCCGCCATGAGCAACGACGCCTTCGTCCTGCCGGCGGGTGGCATTGCAGAGGGCGACACGCTGGTCACCGCCGGTCAGGCCGGGCTCAAGAGTGGTGCCCGCGTGGAGATCGTCACGCGGGAGACGGGAGCGCGATGA
- the pip gene encoding prolyl aminopeptidase, translating into MRTLHPEIEPYWTARLKVSDLHEIHVEQCGNPDGQPVVFVHGGPGGGGDPVYRRYFDPERYRIVIFDQRGSGQSTPHAELEENTTWHLVDDMERIRTELGIDRWVVFGGSWGSTLSLAYAQKHPDRVKGLVLRGIFMLRPKEIHWFYQEGANFIFPDAWEHYLAPIPEDERDDLLAAYYRRLTSDDAEVRDRAARAWSVWEGSTSKLHPDENLIARTGDPTFAAAFARIECHYFTNHGFFDHPDQLLDGIDTIRNIPTFIVQGRYDVVCPMITAWELHRRWPEAEFEVVGDAGHSASEPGIVDHLIRATDRFATLD; encoded by the coding sequence ATGCGCACGCTCCACCCCGAGATCGAACCCTACTGGACCGCCCGCCTGAAGGTGAGCGACCTGCACGAGATCCACGTCGAGCAGTGCGGCAATCCCGACGGCCAGCCCGTGGTCTTCGTCCACGGCGGACCCGGCGGCGGCGGCGATCCGGTGTACCGCCGCTACTTCGATCCCGAGCGCTACCGAATCGTGATCTTCGACCAGCGAGGAAGCGGCCAGAGTACGCCCCACGCCGAGCTCGAGGAGAACACGACCTGGCACCTGGTCGACGACATGGAGCGAATCCGCACCGAACTCGGCATCGATCGCTGGGTGGTGTTCGGGGGCAGCTGGGGCAGCACCCTGAGCCTGGCCTACGCCCAGAAGCACCCCGACCGCGTGAAGGGACTGGTGCTACGCGGGATCTTCATGCTGCGGCCCAAGGAGATCCACTGGTTCTACCAGGAGGGCGCGAACTTCATCTTCCCCGACGCCTGGGAGCACTACCTCGCCCCCATTCCCGAGGACGAGCGCGACGACCTGCTCGCGGCCTACTACCGTCGCCTGACCAGCGACGACGCCGAGGTCCGCGACCGCGCGGCACGCGCCTGGAGCGTGTGGGAAGGAAGCACCAGCAAGCTGCACCCCGACGAGAACCTGATCGCGCGGACCGGCGACCCGACCTTCGCCGCGGCCTTCGCGCGGATCGAGTGCCACTACTTCACGAACCACGGCTTCTTCGACCATCCCGACCAGCTGCTCGACGGCATCGACACCATCCGGAACATCCCGACCTTCATCGTCCAGGGCCGTTACGACGTGGTGTGCCCGATGATCACGGCCTGGGAGCTGCACCGGCGTTGGCCCGAGGCCGAGTTCGAGGTCGTGGGCGACGCAGGCCATTCGGCGAGCGAACCGGGAATCGTGGATCACCTGATCCGAGCCACGGATCGATTCGCGACACTGGATTGA
- a CDS encoding M1 family aminopeptidase: MLHAVLRSARTVAVSAATITILTVPAAADPPASMDLDVHAPHRHAEAARKAAAAARWSDALGRVTVDPNQERWDVTFVDLDLSFDVGTEGVSGRVGFETTVVDGPIDRVVVDLDDAMTVTAVGGAGTGFVHSLDRIDIALDRAYDTGERVVFHVDYQGVPDQSIGSFGVQSVSGQPLIWSLSEPFGARAWWPCKDMPADKADSASIRFTVPSNLTAVSNGTLERVVDLGATKRYEWFERYPITTYLISIAAYPYTEQTLSWQSSTGTTMPVTVWSFPNEASSALNAAHTTRDMLTAFESMFGPYPFLTEKYGQAQFTWGGGMEHQTASSMCCWGIDFLIAHELAHQWYGNQVTCTDFTEIWVNEGFATYSEALWREVSEGRAGYVDEMLAARYLGAGTIRVPEDGLDDFARIFSADLSYDKASWVLHMLRYVLGDQDFFDFMKAYASDPNVTYGVAGTDDVRRVAEQVSGRDLTTFFTQWIELPWYPTFQLDWAPTETGVDVALQQVQTHHVYETPITLRVVDELGSTDHVVQLDEPVETLSFTAGAPVTDVVIDPDDWVLHALERRIETPSFDRGILLVNGVDWDTYRFTIEPAYQDSVFTGQQPFEFWDVIPAPSSGYPSSLPAPRGTGTIPPSVLGEYSAVVWVGNDYLGDLEPWLEAAVLSYLEQGGNLLLLTRRGANFLTQPRQSYLGVQLSDDTYQTVGNATPDLAGLVPMTATGTQTLSSPLSPVFTQAETVNLFVDSSDPSRSLGAWRRPEGGGSVRASGGHFAHVVGRPYRWDRTALRQNTEFILTELIGEPMATDVETVPRTRTAIRGAVPNPFNPRVSIEYALERETRVTIEVFDVRGRRVRMLLDEVRPQGDGSILWNGLDDTGQAVASGVYTVRLRSGDTLDHTKVTLVR; the protein is encoded by the coding sequence ATGCTGCACGCCGTTCTCCGCAGCGCGCGGACCGTCGCCGTGTCCGCCGCCACGATCACGATCCTGACCGTCCCCGCCGCGGCCGATCCGCCCGCGTCGATGGACCTCGACGTCCACGCCCCCCATCGCCACGCCGAGGCGGCTCGCAAGGCCGCGGCCGCGGCCCGCTGGAGCGACGCTCTCGGCCGGGTGACGGTCGACCCGAACCAGGAGCGCTGGGACGTCACCTTCGTCGACCTCGACCTGAGCTTCGACGTGGGCACCGAGGGCGTGAGTGGCCGCGTCGGCTTCGAGACCACCGTCGTCGACGGACCCATCGACCGCGTGGTCGTCGACCTCGACGACGCCATGACGGTGACCGCCGTCGGTGGCGCCGGCACCGGCTTCGTCCATTCCCTCGACCGGATCGACATCGCGCTCGACCGCGCCTACGACACCGGCGAGCGCGTGGTCTTCCACGTCGACTACCAGGGAGTGCCCGATCAGTCGATCGGCTCCTTCGGCGTGCAGTCGGTGAGCGGCCAGCCCCTGATCTGGAGCCTGAGCGAGCCTTTCGGCGCCCGTGCCTGGTGGCCGTGCAAGGACATGCCGGCCGACAAGGCCGACTCGGCTTCGATCAGGTTCACGGTGCCGTCGAACCTGACCGCGGTCAGCAACGGCACGCTCGAACGGGTGGTCGACCTCGGCGCGACCAAGCGCTACGAGTGGTTCGAGCGCTACCCGATCACCACCTATCTGATCTCGATCGCGGCGTACCCCTACACCGAGCAGACCCTTTCGTGGCAATCCAGCACGGGCACCACGATGCCGGTCACCGTGTGGAGCTTCCCGAACGAGGCCTCGAGCGCCCTGAACGCGGCCCACACCACGCGCGACATGCTCACCGCCTTCGAGTCCATGTTCGGGCCCTACCCCTTCCTCACCGAGAAGTACGGGCAGGCGCAGTTCACCTGGGGCGGCGGCATGGAGCACCAGACGGCCAGCTCCATGTGCTGCTGGGGCATCGACTTCCTCATCGCCCACGAGCTCGCCCACCAGTGGTACGGCAACCAGGTCACCTGCACCGACTTCACCGAGATCTGGGTGAACGAGGGCTTCGCGACCTACTCCGAGGCGCTGTGGCGCGAGGTGAGCGAGGGGCGCGCCGGCTACGTCGACGAGATGCTCGCCGCCCGTTATCTCGGCGCCGGCACGATCCGCGTGCCCGAGGACGGCCTCGACGACTTCGCCCGCATCTTCAGCGCCGACCTCAGCTACGACAAGGCCTCGTGGGTACTGCACATGCTGCGCTACGTGCTCGGCGACCAGGACTTCTTCGACTTCATGAAGGCCTACGCCAGCGATCCGAACGTGACCTACGGAGTGGCCGGCACCGACGACGTGCGCCGGGTGGCCGAGCAGGTCAGCGGACGCGACCTGACGACCTTCTTCACGCAGTGGATCGAGCTGCCGTGGTACCCGACCTTCCAGCTCGACTGGGCGCCGACCGAGACGGGCGTCGACGTCGCGTTGCAGCAGGTGCAGACCCATCACGTGTACGAGACGCCGATCACGCTACGCGTGGTCGACGAACTCGGCAGCACCGACCACGTGGTGCAGCTCGACGAGCCCGTGGAGACCCTGAGCTTCACCGCCGGCGCCCCGGTCACCGACGTCGTGATCGATCCCGACGACTGGGTCCTGCACGCGCTCGAGCGTAGGATCGAGACCCCGAGCTTCGACCGCGGCATTCTCCTGGTGAACGGCGTCGACTGGGACACCTACCGCTTCACCATCGAGCCGGCCTACCAGGACAGCGTCTTCACCGGGCAGCAGCCCTTCGAATTCTGGGACGTGATCCCGGCGCCGTCGTCCGGGTATCCGTCGTCCCTTCCGGCACCGCGCGGCACCGGCACCATCCCCCCGTCGGTCCTGGGCGAATACAGTGCCGTGGTGTGGGTCGGCAACGACTACCTCGGTGACCTCGAACCCTGGCTCGAGGCGGCCGTGCTCAGCTATCTCGAACAGGGCGGGAATCTGCTGCTGCTCACCCGCCGGGGAGCGAACTTCCTCACCCAACCGCGACAGAGCTATCTGGGCGTGCAGCTGTCCGACGACACCTATCAGACCGTCGGCAACGCGACACCCGACCTGGCCGGCCTCGTCCCGATGACCGCGACCGGAACACAGACCCTGTCGTCGCCGCTGTCGCCGGTCTTCACCCAGGCGGAGACGGTGAACCTCTTCGTCGATTCGTCCGACCCGAGCCGGTCGCTCGGCGCGTGGCGACGACCGGAGGGAGGCGGATCCGTGCGGGCGTCCGGCGGGCACTTCGCCCATGTCGTGGGCCGGCCCTATCGCTGGGATCGAACGGCACTGCGGCAGAACACCGAGTTCATCCTCACCGAACTGATCGGCGAGCCCATGGCGACCGACGTCGAGACCGTGCCCCGCACGCGCACCGCGATCCGCGGCGCCGTGCCCAATCCCTTCAACCCGCGCGTGTCGATCGAGTACGCGCTGGAGCGCGAGACCAGGGTGACGATCGAGGTCTTCGACGTACGTGGTCGGCGCGTGCGAATGCTGCTTGACGAGGTCCGCCCACAGGGCGACGGTTCGATCCTCTGGAACGGCCTCGACGACACCGGCCAGGCGGTGGCCTCGGGCGTGTACACGGTGCGCCTGCGCTCCGGCGACACGCTCGACCACACCAAGGTCACGCTCGTGCGCTGA
- a CDS encoding AbgT family transporter: MSQPKFHVPHTLVLLLSMIVIAQILTYVLPQGSYERQTNAQGREEVVAGSFEPVEDPASVPWHKALTAIPSGFAAAADIIFFVFLVGGAFEVLRASGAVDAMISWLLRRFRNVPIALIAAGMFAFAVGSATIGMAEEYLPFVPILLVLVRGLGFDAVTAVGILCLGYGVGYGAAFMNPFTVLVAQEVSGLQPTSGWAMRVVLLAIFLPVAIHHVWSYTRRITADPTKSLMHDVDSLVEVEDVEEKRFTQTHVAVLALIVVTIVVIVIGLSQWHWYLAEMGAIFVGLSIAIAVIARLSPDTWAAKFCLGASELTTTALLIGFARTIQVVLDDGQVVDTIIHGIAQPLETLGAQGAAVGMLVFQSLCNFFIPSGSGQAYVTMPLMAPLADLVGVSRQAAVLAYQFGDGFTNILVPTNAVLVGILGLAGVPYDRWVRFVMPFMLKMWALGALALITATLIGYR; this comes from the coding sequence ATGTCCCAGCCGAAGTTCCACGTACCGCACACGCTCGTCCTGCTGCTGTCGATGATCGTCATCGCACAGATCCTCACCTACGTGCTCCCGCAGGGCAGCTACGAGCGTCAGACGAACGCCCAGGGACGCGAGGAGGTCGTGGCCGGGAGCTTCGAGCCGGTCGAGGACCCGGCGAGTGTCCCCTGGCACAAGGCCCTGACGGCGATCCCCTCGGGCTTCGCGGCCGCGGCCGACATCATCTTCTTCGTCTTCCTCGTGGGCGGGGCCTTCGAGGTCCTGCGAGCGAGCGGCGCGGTCGACGCCATGATCTCGTGGTTGCTGCGGAGGTTCCGCAACGTCCCGATCGCGTTGATCGCGGCGGGCATGTTCGCCTTCGCGGTCGGCTCGGCGACCATCGGCATGGCCGAAGAGTACCTGCCCTTCGTGCCCATCCTGCTGGTACTCGTGCGCGGGCTGGGCTTCGACGCCGTGACCGCGGTGGGGATCCTGTGCCTGGGCTACGGCGTGGGCTACGGCGCGGCCTTCATGAATCCCTTCACGGTGCTGGTCGCCCAGGAGGTGTCGGGCTTGCAGCCGACCTCGGGCTGGGCGATGCGGGTGGTGCTGCTGGCGATCTTCCTGCCCGTGGCCATCCACCACGTGTGGTCGTACACGCGCCGGATCACCGCCGATCCGACGAAGAGCCTGATGCACGACGTCGACTCGCTGGTCGAGGTGGAGGACGTCGAGGAGAAGCGCTTCACGCAGACCCACGTGGCGGTGCTGGCCCTGATCGTGGTGACCATCGTGGTGATCGTGATCGGCCTGAGCCAGTGGCACTGGTACCTGGCCGAGATGGGGGCGATCTTCGTCGGCCTGTCGATCGCGATCGCGGTGATCGCGCGGTTGAGTCCCGACACCTGGGCCGCGAAGTTCTGCCTGGGTGCCTCGGAGCTCACCACGACCGCCCTGCTCATCGGCTTCGCGCGCACGATCCAGGTGGTGCTCGACGACGGCCAGGTGGTCGACACCATCATCCACGGCATCGCCCAGCCGCTCGAGACGCTGGGCGCGCAGGGGGCGGCCGTGGGCATGCTCGTGTTCCAGAGCCTGTGCAACTTCTTCATCCCGTCGGGCAGCGGGCAGGCCTACGTGACCATGCCGCTCATGGCGCCGCTGGCCGACCTCGTCGGCGTGTCCCGGCAGGCCGCGGTGCTGGCCTACCAGTTCGGCGACGGCTTCACCAACATCCTCGTTCCCACCAACGCGGTGCTGGTCGGGATCCTGGGTCTGGCTGGGGTACCCTACGACCGGTGGGTGCGCTTCGTCATGCCGTTCATGCTGAAGATGTGGGCCCTGGGAGCCCTGGCCCTGATCACGGCGACGCTGATCGGATACCGCTGA
- a CDS encoding glycosyl hydrolase 53 family protein — translation MPVALLLSAMLAVGSAPAAGPMWGADLSSWPAIADRHPGIDPVSAWAGAGGDWIRLRVFHTSRHEHGGREQAHRLATRAKRHGLKVLLALHLSDTWADPGRQELPRAWRGLAPEVLADSLAAYVASITAGFAGRVDAVQIGNEIDPGILLPHGSFESAGATRLLRAATARSDSTTTIVMHVSGQAEGKVAAARVTALDAAGVHFDVVGLSWYPWWHGDLAALRRALDRVARAAGERRVWIVETAYPFTLGWADAEHNVVGTTEQLRNGPPATPAGQRAWFAAVADLVRAQPATDALFAWEPAWLAGSAPGSPWENLAWIDFAGERLPVWDLLSGVPPAPRKD, via the coding sequence GTGCCCGTGGCCCTGCTGCTGAGCGCCATGCTTGCGGTCGGATCGGCACCGGCTGCGGGTCCGATGTGGGGAGCGGACCTCTCCTCCTGGCCGGCCATCGCCGATCGGCACCCCGGGATCGACCCCGTGTCCGCGTGGGCCGGAGCCGGTGGCGACTGGATCCGCCTGCGCGTCTTCCACACCTCACGCCACGAGCACGGCGGTCGCGAGCAGGCCCACCGTCTGGCCACGCGGGCGAAGCGCCACGGCCTGAAGGTCCTGCTCGCCCTGCACCTGTCCGACACCTGGGCCGACCCCGGACGACAGGAACTGCCGCGCGCGTGGCGTGGTCTCGCACCGGAAGTGTTGGCCGACAGCCTCGCGGCCTATGTGGCATCGATCACGGCGGGCTTCGCCGGCCGTGTCGACGCCGTGCAGATCGGCAACGAGATCGATCCGGGAATCCTGCTCCCCCACGGCTCGTTCGAGTCCGCCGGCGCGACGCGCCTGCTCCGTGCGGCCACCGCGCGGTCGGACTCCACCACCACCATCGTGATGCACGTCTCGGGTCAGGCCGAAGGCAAGGTCGCCGCCGCGCGCGTGACCGCACTCGATGCCGCCGGCGTGCACTTCGACGTGGTCGGCCTGTCATGGTATCCGTGGTGGCACGGCGATCTCGCGGCGCTGCGTCGCGCCCTCGACCGCGTGGCCCGGGCGGCCGGCGAACGGCGGGTGTGGATCGTGGAGACGGCGTACCCCTTCACGCTCGGCTGGGCCGACGCCGAACACAACGTCGTGGGCACCACCGAACAACTTCGCAACGGCCCCCCGGCCACACCCGCCGGGCAGCGTGCCTGGTTCGCGGCCGTCGCCGACCTCGTGCGCGCCCAACCGGCCACCGACGCCCTGTTCGCGTGGGAGCCCGCGTGGCTCGCCGGAAGCGCCCCTGGGTCGCCGTGGGAGAATCTGGCCTGGATCGATTTCGCGGGCGAACGACTGCCCGTGTGGGATCTGCTCTCCGGTGTGCCGCCGGCTCCGAGGAAGGACTGA